A portion of the Streptomyces platensis genome contains these proteins:
- a CDS encoding ATP/GTP-binding protein has product MDTEGTHDARNTRSDQVPRPAAPPDVPPRPTAAPHFAAPTAAAGRAAGSGTRPGDAAQSPLMAWLSAPRVLSGPGVWAFEHKPRPKEEPHEIAVPQLIAGAVISFLCAWLIWSLLMNDYLGPYWKWPREVMLPDAWKTGNANIVSSFIYMALVLGVIVIVFSRVGRWPTLFRRLLAPAANRVWDRLPAWLAPKDPAALPGGQLFARAAVTLLLVWLLWQWCIDKTTDSSLLMLQLEHLTPVSGQAASYFYYATSFSLIDLGLLLAVFSRFACLPELRRRYGSPSRRGTSDAGTKADPTARVLQVDQAEWAALRAAGAPGAADRLAHEARSGLMNDVDHARISRAWQSVRAQPSRLQAFVDSVRDHGAAACLHPSGARDLPTRTAPHDLLTSQVRIGTASEDARNPYERRGTGCALEPDVLGTSLLAVGPPGSGKTTRLVRPLVESLCLQALAGRAAVVSLGTAASTPAPEDAFDAVIRIGHRDAECDLDLYGGTTDPDEAAGMLAEALVGDVAATLPGGDVRRAATVLGQLLGPFQVAHGRFPGVAELRELLDGAREAMAGLRATLDAAGEHGALRELDARERQAERPGDAGVLLADRIALLDRPAFAGFFDPTGRARQVSLRALDHPLRVRIDLPERGHTEAARILARLVLAQFTECAVARSDRSVFACLVLDDASHVITQEALRGLQRLRSANAGAVLTLRSLDDVPDALRGTLLGAVGCRMAFAGVTTWDGARFAEVWGKAWVETRDVTDRQIVSDEPFTKVMHSIRRLVTGKNVTAKAVTVRTVERERWSASDLANSVPPGHAVLSVTSVAGEHAPPVLVDLRS; this is encoded by the coding sequence ATGGACACCGAGGGCACGCACGACGCACGCAACACCCGCTCCGACCAGGTGCCGCGGCCGGCGGCACCCCCGGACGTGCCGCCGCGGCCCACTGCGGCGCCGCACTTCGCCGCTCCGACCGCCGCGGCCGGCCGGGCCGCGGGCTCCGGCACCCGGCCCGGCGATGCGGCGCAGTCCCCGCTCATGGCCTGGCTGAGCGCTCCGCGGGTCCTGTCGGGGCCAGGGGTCTGGGCCTTCGAGCACAAGCCCCGGCCCAAGGAGGAGCCGCACGAGATCGCGGTGCCGCAGCTGATCGCCGGGGCGGTGATTTCGTTCCTGTGTGCGTGGCTGATTTGGTCGTTGCTGATGAACGACTACCTCGGCCCCTACTGGAAGTGGCCGCGCGAGGTGATGCTCCCCGACGCGTGGAAGACGGGCAACGCCAACATCGTCTCGTCGTTCATCTATATGGCCCTCGTTCTCGGCGTGATCGTCATCGTCTTCAGCCGGGTGGGGCGATGGCCCACGCTGTTCCGCCGGCTGCTCGCCCCGGCGGCGAACCGGGTCTGGGACAGGCTGCCGGCGTGGCTGGCGCCCAAGGACCCCGCTGCGCTCCCCGGCGGACAGCTGTTCGCGCGGGCGGCCGTGACCCTGCTGCTCGTGTGGTTGCTCTGGCAGTGGTGCATCGACAAGACGACCGACTCGTCCCTCCTGATGCTTCAGCTGGAGCATCTGACGCCGGTGTCGGGGCAGGCCGCGTCGTACTTCTACTACGCCACCAGCTTCTCGCTGATCGACCTCGGGCTGCTGCTGGCCGTCTTCAGCCGGTTCGCCTGCCTGCCGGAGCTGCGTCGCCGGTACGGCTCGCCGAGCCGTCGGGGCACGTCCGACGCCGGGACGAAGGCCGACCCCACCGCCCGGGTGCTTCAGGTGGACCAGGCCGAGTGGGCCGCCCTGCGTGCCGCGGGCGCTCCCGGGGCCGCCGACCGCCTGGCGCACGAGGCCCGGTCCGGGCTCATGAACGATGTCGATCATGCGCGGATCAGCCGTGCCTGGCAGTCCGTGCGAGCACAGCCGAGCCGGCTTCAGGCCTTCGTCGACAGCGTGCGGGACCACGGCGCCGCCGCGTGTCTGCACCCCTCCGGGGCACGCGATCTGCCGACGCGGACCGCACCGCACGATCTCCTCACCTCCCAGGTGCGTATCGGCACGGCCTCCGAGGACGCACGCAACCCCTATGAGCGGCGCGGCACGGGCTGTGCCCTCGAACCCGACGTGCTCGGTACCTCGCTGCTGGCGGTCGGTCCGCCCGGTTCCGGAAAGACAACGCGCCTGGTGCGCCCGCTGGTTGAGAGCCTGTGCCTCCAGGCGCTGGCCGGGCGTGCCGCCGTCGTTTCCCTCGGGACGGCGGCCTCGACGCCCGCGCCCGAGGACGCCTTCGACGCCGTGATCAGGATCGGGCACCGCGACGCGGAGTGCGACCTGGACCTGTACGGCGGGACGACCGACCCCGATGAGGCGGCCGGAATGCTGGCCGAGGCACTGGTAGGGGATGTGGCGGCGACACTGCCCGGAGGCGATGTGCGCCGGGCGGCCACCGTGCTGGGGCAGTTGCTGGGGCCGTTCCAGGTGGCGCACGGGCGGTTCCCCGGGGTGGCGGAGCTACGGGAGTTGCTGGACGGGGCACGGGAGGCGATGGCGGGGCTGCGGGCCACGCTCGACGCGGCCGGTGAGCACGGCGCGCTGCGGGAACTGGACGCCCGGGAGCGGCAGGCGGAACGGCCGGGAGACGCCGGGGTGCTGCTCGCGGACCGGATCGCGTTGCTGGACCGGCCGGCGTTCGCGGGATTCTTCGACCCGACCGGGCGCGCACGGCAGGTGTCGCTGCGCGCCCTGGACCATCCGCTGCGGGTACGGATCGATCTGCCCGAACGCGGACACACGGAGGCCGCGCGGATTCTGGCCCGGCTGGTCCTGGCGCAGTTCACCGAGTGCGCGGTGGCCCGGTCGGACCGGTCGGTCTTCGCCTGCCTGGTACTTGACGACGCCTCACATGTGATCACCCAGGAGGCGCTCCGCGGGCTACAGCGGCTGCGGTCGGCCAACGCGGGAGCGGTGCTGACACTGCGCTCGCTGGACGACGTGCCCGATGCGCTGCGCGGCACCCTGCTCGGTGCGGTCGGCTGCCGGATGGCGTTCGCGGGCGTGACCACCTGGGACGGGGCGCGGTTCGCCGAGGTGTGGGGCAAGGCGTGGGTCGAGACACGGGACGTCACCGACCGGCAGATCGTCTCCGACGAGCCGTTCACCAAGGTCATGCACTCCATCCGGCGGCTGGTCACGGGCAAGAACGTGACCGCCAAAGCCGTCACCGTCCGCACCGTGGAGCGGGAGCGCTGGTCCGCGTCGGATCTGGCGAATTCGGTGCCGCCCGGGCATGCGGTGCTGTCCGTGACCTCGGTGGCCGGGGAGCATGCTCCGCCGGTGCTGGTGGATCTGCGGTCCTGA
- a CDS encoding PucR family transcriptional regulator — MPHTLASLVNHTALKLTVLAGEERLEAPVRWAHASELIDPVPYMEGGELLLITALKLDAEDAEATRRYVRRIAEAGVVGLGFAVGVNYEGVPQALVDAAREQGLPLLGVPRRTPFIAISKAVSAAVAADQYRAVTAGFEAQRELTRAALSAEGPAELLARLAAHLDGWAALYDASGAVVAAAPDWAARRAARLTDDVGRLRERPAPASSVVSDTDGDDRVELQSLGTGRRARGVLAVGTAAPLGTAERYAVHSAVALLTLTTERSRALQDAEQRLGDAVLKMLLAGEPDHARAVAGRLYGGLLDAPFRVVVAEPVAGEEPSSGGAAGAGAVGVLDALADAMDSAAARTGEAVLAVPDGGRLIVLVTDGGAAADACAAYAAEAEARAGAQPRARGRAARAEAGNSAWLAVGLSAPTGPIAAANAYRQAEQALSVARRRGRALVEHEDVAAGSVLPLLADDAVRAFADGLLRALREHDATGRGDLVASLRAWLARHGQWDAAAADLGVHRHTLRYRMRRVEEILGRSLDDADVRMELWLALKATSAPQGE, encoded by the coding sequence ATGCCGCACACCCTGGCTTCCCTGGTCAATCACACCGCGCTCAAGCTGACCGTGCTCGCGGGCGAGGAGCGGCTGGAGGCACCGGTGCGCTGGGCGCACGCCAGCGAGCTGATCGATCCGGTGCCCTACATGGAGGGCGGCGAGCTGCTGCTGATCACCGCGCTCAAGCTGGACGCGGAGGACGCGGAGGCGACCCGGAGGTATGTGCGGCGGATCGCGGAGGCCGGGGTCGTCGGGCTGGGGTTCGCGGTCGGGGTGAATTACGAGGGGGTGCCGCAGGCGCTGGTGGACGCGGCCAGGGAGCAGGGGCTGCCGCTGCTCGGGGTGCCGCGCAGGACGCCGTTCATCGCGATCAGCAAGGCGGTGTCGGCGGCCGTCGCCGCCGACCAGTACCGGGCGGTGACGGCGGGGTTCGAGGCGCAGCGGGAGCTGACCCGGGCGGCGCTCAGCGCGGAGGGGCCGGCCGAGCTGCTGGCCCGGCTCGCGGCGCATCTGGACGGCTGGGCCGCGCTCTACGACGCGTCGGGCGCGGTGGTGGCCGCCGCCCCCGACTGGGCCGCCCGTCGCGCGGCCCGGCTGACCGACGACGTCGGGCGGCTGCGGGAGCGGCCCGCCCCCGCCAGCTCGGTCGTCAGCGACACCGACGGCGATGACCGGGTCGAGCTCCAGTCGCTGGGCACCGGGCGGCGGGCCCGCGGGGTGCTCGCGGTGGGGACCGCCGCGCCGCTCGGCACCGCCGAGCGCTATGCCGTGCACTCCGCGGTCGCGCTGCTCACCCTGACCACCGAGCGGTCCCGGGCGCTTCAGGACGCCGAGCAGCGGCTGGGTGACGCGGTGCTGAAGATGCTGCTCGCGGGGGAGCCGGACCATGCGCGGGCGGTGGCCGGGCGGCTCTACGGCGGGCTGCTGGACGCGCCGTTCCGGGTGGTGGTCGCCGAACCGGTGGCCGGTGAGGAGCCGTCGTCGGGCGGTGCCGCGGGCGCCGGGGCCGTGGGGGTGCTCGATGCGCTGGCCGACGCGATGGACTCCGCGGCCGCGCGGACCGGTGAGGCGGTGCTGGCCGTTCCGGACGGCGGCCGGCTGATCGTGCTGGTCACGGACGGCGGGGCGGCCGCGGACGCCTGTGCCGCGTACGCCGCCGAGGCCGAGGCCCGGGCCGGTGCGCAGCCGCGGGCGCGCGGCCGGGCGGCGCGGGCGGAGGCGGGCAACAGTGCGTGGCTGGCCGTCGGGCTGTCGGCGCCGACCGGGCCGATAGCCGCCGCGAACGCCTACCGCCAGGCCGAACAGGCGCTCTCGGTGGCACGGCGGCGCGGCCGTGCGCTGGTCGAGCACGAGGACGTGGCGGCCGGCTCCGTGCTGCCGCTGCTCGCCGACGATGCGGTCCGCGCCTTCGCGGACGGGCTGCTGCGGGCGCTGCGTGAGCACGACGCGACCGGCCGCGGCGATCTGGTGGCCTCGCTGCGCGCCTGGCTCGCCCGGCACGGCCAGTGGGACGCGGCCGCCGCCGACCTGGGGGTGCACCGTCACACGCTGCGCTACCGGATGCGGCGGGTGGAGGAGATCCTGGGGCGCTCGCTGGACGACGCGGATGTGCGGATGGAGCTGTGGCTGGCGCTCAAGGCCACCTCGGCGCCGCAGGGGGAGTAG
- a CDS encoding aldehyde dehydrogenase family protein, protein MPIPTDAAPTAFWLAGREATGEATFDVTSPWDGRLVGTVSVPTEAQVEEAVAASVAVQEELAATPAHVRAAALDHVHRRLVERTEEIARLISAENGKPMKWARGEVGRAVSVFRFAAEEARRFNGGEAQRLDTDAGGAGRLALTRRFPRGTVLGIAPFNFPLNLCAHKIAPAIAAGAPIILKPAPATPLSGLILGELLAETDLPAGSWSILPVPNDRMPALVQDERLPVVSFTGSEKVGYAILDSVPRKHCTLELGGNGAAVVLPDFSSEADLDWAAQRIATFSNYQGGQSCISVQRVIADASVYDRLVPKIVAAVEAQVTGDPSDDATEVGPLVNEDAAQRVESWVDEAVERGAKLLAGGKRDGASYAPTVLEDVPADATLACEEVFGPVLTLKKVDGEAAAFAAVNDSKFGLQAGVFTHDVQTAFRAHRALEVGGVIIGDVPSYRADQMPYGGVKQSGVGREGVRFAMDDYTYERVLVLTGLAL, encoded by the coding sequence GTGCCGATCCCCACTGATGCAGCCCCCACCGCCTTTTGGCTCGCCGGCCGCGAGGCCACCGGCGAGGCCACCTTCGATGTCACCTCCCCCTGGGACGGACGTCTCGTCGGCACGGTGAGCGTCCCCACCGAGGCCCAGGTCGAGGAGGCCGTCGCGGCCTCCGTCGCCGTCCAGGAGGAGCTCGCCGCGACCCCCGCGCATGTGCGGGCCGCCGCGCTGGACCATGTGCACCGCCGGCTGGTGGAGCGTACGGAGGAGATCGCCCGGCTGATCTCCGCGGAGAACGGCAAGCCCATGAAGTGGGCGCGTGGCGAGGTCGGCCGCGCCGTCTCCGTGTTCCGTTTCGCCGCCGAGGAGGCCCGCCGCTTCAACGGTGGCGAGGCGCAGCGGCTGGACACCGACGCCGGTGGCGCCGGCCGGCTGGCGCTGACCCGGCGCTTCCCGCGTGGCACGGTCCTGGGCATCGCCCCGTTCAACTTCCCGCTGAACCTCTGCGCCCACAAGATCGCCCCGGCTATCGCGGCCGGCGCGCCGATCATCCTCAAGCCGGCGCCGGCCACCCCGCTCTCCGGCCTGATCCTCGGCGAGCTGCTGGCCGAGACCGACCTGCCGGCCGGTTCCTGGTCGATCCTCCCGGTGCCCAACGACCGGATGCCGGCGCTGGTCCAGGACGAGCGGCTGCCGGTGGTCTCCTTCACCGGTTCCGAGAAGGTCGGCTACGCGATCCTCGACTCGGTGCCGCGCAAGCACTGCACCCTGGAGCTCGGCGGCAACGGCGCGGCCGTCGTCCTGCCGGACTTCTCCTCCGAGGCGGACCTGGACTGGGCGGCGCAGCGCATCGCCACCTTCTCCAACTACCAGGGCGGACAGTCCTGCATCTCGGTACAGCGGGTCATCGCGGACGCCTCCGTGTACGACCGGCTGGTGCCGAAGATCGTGGCGGCCGTCGAGGCGCAGGTCACCGGCGATCCGTCGGACGACGCGACCGAGGTCGGCCCGCTGGTCAACGAGGACGCCGCCCAGCGCGTCGAGAGCTGGGTCGACGAGGCCGTGGAGCGCGGGGCGAAGCTGCTCGCGGGCGGCAAGCGCGACGGCGCCTCCTACGCGCCGACCGTCCTGGAGGACGTGCCCGCCGACGCCACCCTCGCCTGCGAGGAGGTCTTCGGCCCGGTCCTCACGCTCAAGAAGGTGGACGGGGAGGCCGCGGCCTTCGCGGCCGTCAACGACTCCAAGTTCGGCCTTCAGGCGGGTGTGTTCACCCATGACGTGCAGACCGCCTTCCGCGCCCACCGCGCGCTGGAGGTCGGCGGCGTGATCATCGGCGATGTGCCGTCCTACCGCGCCGACCAGATGCCGTACGGCGGCGTCAAGCAGTCCGGTGTGGGCCGCGAGGGCGTGCGCTTCGCGATGGACGACTACACCTACGAGCGGGTGCTGGTCCTGACCGGACTCGCCCTGTAA
- a CDS encoding acyl-CoA dehydrogenase family protein: MTAPSIRNVSEREARQVAEAAREQDWRKPSFAKELFLGRFRLDLIHPHPTPAVDDVRRGEKFLATLREFCETEVDGARIEREGQIPDETVDGLKALGAFGMKIDPKYGGLGLTQVYYNRALSLVGTASPAIGALLSAHQSIGVPQPLKLFGTKEQKETFLPRCARTDISAFLLTEPDVGSDPARLATMAVPDGTDYVLDGVKLWTTNGVVADLLVVMARVPASEGHKGGITAFVVEADSPGITVENRNAFMGLRGLENGVTRFHQVRVPAANRIGPEGAGLKIALTTLNTGRLSLPAMCVGSGKWCLKIAREWSGAREQWGRPVAKHEAVGAKISFIAATTFALEAVVDLSSQMADENRNDIRIEAALAKLYGSEMGWLMADELVQIRGGRGFETADSLAARGERGVPAEQMLRDMRINRIFEGSTEIMHLLIAREAVDAHLSVAGDLIDPDKTLADKGRAAAKAGGFYARWLPKLVAGPGQLPRTYQEFGKLSGHLRYVERTSRKLARSTFYAMSRWQGRMETKQGFLGRIVDIGAELFAMSAACVRAEYLRETGDHGREAQQLADVFCRQARIRVEELFGRLWTNTDELDRKVVSGVLDGSYAWLEEGIIDPSSDGPWIADATPGPSMTDNVRRPIR, translated from the coding sequence ATGACCGCTCCATCCATCCGCAACGTTTCCGAGCGCGAAGCACGCCAGGTCGCCGAGGCGGCCCGCGAGCAGGACTGGCGCAAGCCCAGCTTCGCCAAGGAACTGTTCCTGGGGCGCTTCCGGCTCGACCTCATCCATCCGCACCCCACCCCCGCGGTCGACGACGTACGCCGCGGCGAGAAGTTCCTGGCCACGCTGCGCGAATTCTGCGAGACGGAGGTCGACGGGGCGCGGATCGAGCGCGAGGGGCAGATTCCGGACGAGACCGTGGACGGCCTGAAGGCGCTCGGCGCGTTCGGGATGAAGATCGACCCCAAGTACGGCGGCCTCGGCCTCACCCAGGTCTACTACAACCGCGCGCTGTCCCTGGTCGGCACCGCCAGCCCCGCCATCGGCGCGCTGCTGTCGGCCCACCAGTCGATCGGCGTCCCCCAGCCGCTGAAGCTGTTCGGCACCAAGGAGCAGAAGGAGACCTTCCTGCCCCGCTGCGCCCGTACGGACATCTCGGCCTTCCTGCTGACCGAGCCCGATGTCGGCTCGGACCCGGCCCGGCTGGCGACCATGGCCGTCCCGGACGGCACGGACTATGTGCTCGACGGTGTGAAGCTGTGGACCACCAACGGCGTGGTCGCCGATCTGCTGGTGGTGATGGCGCGGGTGCCCGCGTCCGAGGGCCACAAGGGCGGCATCACGGCCTTCGTCGTCGAGGCGGACTCACCCGGCATCACCGTCGAGAACCGCAACGCGTTCATGGGCCTGCGCGGCCTGGAGAACGGCGTCACCCGCTTCCACCAGGTGCGGGTCCCGGCCGCGAACCGCATCGGCCCCGAGGGCGCCGGTCTGAAGATCGCCCTGACCACGCTCAACACCGGCCGGCTGTCGCTGCCCGCGATGTGCGTCGGCTCCGGCAAGTGGTGCCTGAAGATCGCCCGCGAGTGGTCCGGGGCCCGCGAGCAGTGGGGCCGGCCGGTCGCCAAGCATGAGGCCGTCGGCGCCAAGATCTCCTTCATCGCCGCCACCACCTTCGCCCTCGAAGCGGTCGTCGACCTGTCCTCCCAGATGGCCGACGAGAACCGCAACGACATCCGTATCGAGGCCGCCCTCGCCAAGCTCTACGGCTCCGAGATGGGCTGGCTGATGGCCGACGAACTCGTCCAGATCCGCGGCGGCCGCGGCTTCGAGACCGCCGACTCGCTCGCCGCCCGCGGCGAACGCGGGGTCCCCGCCGAGCAGATGCTGCGCGATATGCGCATCAACCGGATCTTCGAGGGTTCCACGGAGATCATGCATCTGCTGATCGCCCGCGAGGCGGTGGACGCCCATCTGTCGGTCGCCGGTGACCTCATCGACCCGGACAAGACCCTCGCCGACAAGGGCCGGGCGGCGGCCAAGGCCGGCGGGTTCTACGCCCGCTGGCTGCCCAAGCTCGTCGCCGGACCGGGCCAACTCCCGCGTACGTACCAGGAGTTCGGCAAGCTCTCGGGTCATCTGCGGTATGTCGAGCGGACCTCCCGCAAGCTTGCCCGCTCCACCTTCTACGCGATGTCCCGCTGGCAGGGCCGGATGGAGACCAAGCAGGGCTTCCTCGGCCGGATCGTCGACATCGGCGCCGAACTCTTCGCGATGAGCGCCGCCTGCGTACGTGCCGAGTACCTCCGGGAGACCGGGGACCACGGCCGGGAGGCACAGCAGCTGGCCGATGTGTTCTGCCGGCAGGCGCGGATCCGCGTCGAGGAGCTGTTCGGCCGGCTGTGGACCAACACCGACGAACTCGACCGCAAGGTCGTCTCCGGAGTCCTCGACGGCAGCTACGCCTGGCTGGAGGAGGGCATCATCGACCCCAGCAGCGACGGCCCCTGGATCGCCGACGCCACTCCGGGACCGAGCATGACCGACAACGTCCGGCGGCCCATCCGCTGA
- the dxr gene encoding 1-deoxy-D-xylulose-5-phosphate reductoisomerase produces MTDSLAHPHLRFEPAAPHPGGPRDIVILGSTGSIGTQAIDIVLRNPDRFRVTALSAAGGRVELLADQAHQLRVTAVAVAREDAVPALRTALADRYGAGEPLPEILAGPDAATDLAASPCHTVLNGITGSIGLAPTLAALKAGRVLALANKESLIVGGPLVKALAAPGQIIPVDSEHSALFQALAGGDRAEVRKLVVTASGGPFRGRTKRELAGVTPEQALAHPTWAMGPVVTINSATLVNKGLEVIEAHLLFDVPFDRIEVVVHPQSYIHSMVEFTDGSTLAQASPPDMRMPIALGIGWPERVPDAAPGVDWTKAQTWEFFPLDEEAFPAVSLACRVGDLGGTAPAVFNAANEECVAAFLQGGLPFTGIVDTVAAVVAEHGTPARGTSLTVADVLEAETWARARARELAARAARTPSEARA; encoded by the coding sequence ATGACGGACTCCCTCGCCCACCCGCATCTGCGTTTCGAGCCGGCCGCCCCGCACCCCGGCGGCCCGCGCGACATCGTGATCCTCGGCTCGACCGGGTCGATCGGCACCCAGGCGATCGACATCGTGCTGCGTAACCCCGACCGCTTCCGGGTGACCGCGCTCTCCGCGGCCGGCGGCCGGGTCGAGCTGCTCGCCGATCAGGCGCACCAGCTGCGGGTGACCGCCGTCGCCGTGGCGCGCGAGGACGCGGTGCCCGCGCTGCGTACGGCGCTGGCGGACCGCTACGGCGCGGGCGAGCCGCTGCCCGAGATCCTGGCCGGCCCCGACGCGGCCACCGACCTGGCCGCCTCCCCCTGCCACACCGTCCTCAACGGCATCACCGGCTCCATCGGGCTCGCGCCCACGCTGGCCGCCCTCAAGGCGGGCCGGGTGCTCGCGCTGGCCAACAAGGAGTCGCTGATCGTCGGCGGCCCCCTGGTCAAGGCGCTCGCCGCGCCCGGCCAGATCATCCCCGTCGACTCCGAGCACTCCGCGCTCTTCCAGGCGCTCGCCGGCGGTGACCGGGCCGAGGTCCGCAAGCTGGTCGTCACCGCCTCCGGCGGCCCGTTCCGCGGCCGCACCAAGCGCGAGCTGGCCGGGGTCACACCCGAGCAGGCGCTGGCCCACCCCACCTGGGCGATGGGTCCGGTCGTCACCATCAACTCCGCGACCCTCGTCAACAAGGGTCTGGAGGTCATCGAGGCGCATCTGCTGTTCGACGTCCCCTTCGACCGCATCGAGGTCGTCGTCCATCCGCAGTCCTACATCCACTCGATGGTGGAGTTCACCGACGGCTCCACGCTCGCCCAGGCCAGCCCGCCCGACATGCGGATGCCGATCGCGCTGGGCATCGGCTGGCCCGAGCGGGTCCCGGACGCGGCCCCGGGCGTGGACTGGACGAAGGCGCAGACCTGGGAGTTCTTCCCGCTGGACGAGGAGGCCTTCCCCGCCGTATCGCTGGCCTGCCGGGTCGGTGATCTGGGCGGCACCGCCCCCGCCGTCTTCAACGCGGCGAACGAGGAATGTGTGGCTGCCTTCCTCCAGGGCGGGCTGCCATTCACAGGGATTGTGGATACGGTCGCCGCAGTGGTCGCCGAGCACGGCACGCCCGCACGGGGAACCTCCCTGACGGTCGCGGACGTCCTGGAGGCGGAAACCTGGGCGCGCGCCCGCGCCCGCGAACTGGCCGCCCGTGCGGCACGGACACCTTCGGAGGCTCGCGCATGA
- a CDS encoding M50 family metallopeptidase: protein MTTWMTILGIVVFVVGLLFSIAWHELGHLSTAKMFGIRVPQYMVGFGPTLFSRKKGDTEYGIKAVPLGGYIRMIGMFPPGDDGKLQARSTSPFRGMIEDARSAAFEELQPGDEKRLFYTRKPWKRVIVMFAGPFMNLILAVVIFMSVLMGFGINTQTTQVGSVSECVISAAAKTDKCPAGAKDSPAKAAGLRAGDKIVSFNGHPVPDWGALQQQIRDTTGPATLVVERHGARKTLHADLIENKVAKTDGRGGYVPGEFVTAGFLGFTPASGVVQQSFGQSVDRMGNMVEQGVSSLINLPAKVPDLWDAAFNGGERKQDSPMGVVGAARVGGEVFSLDIPPEQRVATMLFLVAGFNLSLFLFNMLPLLPLDGGHIAGAVWESIRRAFAKIVRRPDPGPFDVAKLMPVAYVVAGIFICFTLLVLVADVVNPVKLT, encoded by the coding sequence ATGACGACCTGGATGACCATCCTCGGCATAGTCGTCTTCGTCGTCGGCCTGCTGTTCTCCATTGCCTGGCACGAGCTCGGCCACCTCTCCACGGCCAAGATGTTCGGTATCCGCGTGCCGCAGTACATGGTGGGCTTCGGGCCGACGCTCTTCTCCCGTAAGAAGGGCGATACCGAGTACGGCATCAAGGCCGTCCCGCTCGGCGGCTACATCCGCATGATCGGGATGTTCCCGCCCGGCGACGACGGAAAGCTCCAGGCCCGCTCCACCTCGCCGTTCCGCGGCATGATCGAGGATGCCCGCTCGGCGGCCTTCGAGGAGCTCCAGCCCGGCGACGAGAAGCGGCTCTTCTACACCCGTAAGCCCTGGAAGCGCGTCATCGTGATGTTCGCCGGGCCGTTCATGAATCTGATCCTGGCGGTCGTGATCTTCATGAGCGTCCTGATGGGCTTCGGAATCAACACCCAGACCACCCAGGTCGGCTCGGTCTCGGAGTGCGTCATCTCGGCCGCGGCCAAGACGGACAAGTGCCCGGCCGGCGCGAAGGACTCCCCGGCCAAGGCCGCGGGCCTGCGGGCCGGCGACAAGATCGTCTCGTTCAACGGCCACCCCGTGCCGGACTGGGGCGCCCTCCAGCAGCAGATCCGCGACACCACCGGGCCCGCGACCCTCGTCGTCGAACGGCACGGTGCGCGCAAGACCCTGCACGCCGACCTGATCGAGAACAAGGTCGCCAAGACCGACGGCCGCGGCGGCTATGTCCCCGGCGAATTCGTCACCGCCGGATTCCTCGGCTTCACCCCGGCCAGCGGCGTCGTCCAGCAGTCCTTCGGCCAGTCCGTCGACCGCATGGGCAACATGGTCGAGCAGGGCGTCTCCTCGCTGATAAACCTGCCCGCCAAGGTGCCGGACCTGTGGGACGCGGCCTTCAACGGCGGCGAGCGCAAGCAGGACTCCCCGATGGGCGTGGTCGGTGCGGCCCGGGTCGGCGGCGAGGTCTTCTCCCTGGACATTCCGCCGGAGCAGCGGGTGGCGACCATGCTGTTCCTGGTCGCGGGCTTCAACCTCTCGCTGTTCCTGTTCAACATGCTGCCGCTGCTGCCCCTGGACGGCGGGCACATCGCCGGTGCCGTGTGGGAGTCGATCCGGCGGGCCTTCGCCAAGATCGTCCGGCGTCCCGACCCCGGCCCCTTCGACGTCGCCAAGCTGATGCCGGTCGCCTACGTCGTCGCCGGGATCTTCATCTGCTTCACGCTGCTGGTCCTGGTCGCCGACGTGGTGAATCCGGTGAAGCTGACCTGA